The Gadus chalcogrammus isolate NIFS_2021 chromosome 10, NIFS_Gcha_1.0, whole genome shotgun sequence genome contains a region encoding:
- the prps1b gene encoding ribose-phosphate pyrophosphokinase 1 isoform X1, with amino-acid sequence MPNIKIFSGSSHPDLSQKIADRLGLELGKVVTKKFSNQETCVEIGESVRGEDVYIVQSGCGEINDNLMELLIMINACKIASASRVTAVIPCFPYARQDKKDKVGSRAPISAKLVANMLSVSGADHIITMDLHASQIQGFFDIPVDNLYAEPAVLKWIKENISEWKNCTIVSPDAGGAKRVTSIADRLNVDFALIHKERKKANEVDRMVLVGDVKDRVAILVDDMADTCGTICHAADKLISAGATKVYAILTHGIFSGPAISRINNACFEAVVVTNTIPQEEKMKHCNKIQVIDISMILAEAIRRTHNGESVSYLFSHVPL; translated from the exons ATGCccaacattaaaatattcagCGGCAGCTCGCATCCGGACCTATCTCAAAAGATAGCTGACCGCCTTGGACTGGAACTTGGAAAGGTTGTGACGAAGAAATTCAGCAACCAGGAGACATG CGTGGAGATAGGGGAGAGTGTGCGTGGAGAGGATGTCTACATCGTACAGAGTGGCTGTGGGGAGATCAACGATAATTTAATGGAGCTCCTCATAATGATTAACGCCTGCAAGATCGCCTCAGCATCCAGGGTCACAGCCGTCATCCCCTGTTTTCCGTACGCCCGACAAGACAAGAAGGacaaggtgggg AGCCGTGCTCCCATCTCTGCGAAGTTGGTGGCCAACATGTTGTCCGTGTCTGGGGCGGACCACATCATCACAATGGATTTGCATGCCTCTCAGATACAG GGCTTCTTTGATATTCCTGTGGACAACCTGTACGCCGAGCCCGCCGTGCTGAAGTGGATCAAGGAGAACATCAGCGAGTGGAAGAACTGCACCATCGTGTCCCCTGACGCAGGCGGAGCCAAGAG GGTCACGTCGATAGCGGACAGGTTGAACGTGGACTTTGCCCTGATCCACAAGGAGAGGAAAAAGGCCAACGAGGTGGACCGCATGGTGCTGGTCGGAGACGTGAAGGATCGGGTCGCCATTCTCGTGGATGACATGGCCGACACCTGTGGCACGATCTGCCATGCTGCTGACAA ATTGATTTCCGCTGGTGCCACAAAGGTTTACGCCATTCTTACACATGGCATCTTCTCTGGTCCGGCCATCTCGCGTATCAATAATGCCTGCTTCGAAGCCGTGGTGGTCACCAACACCATCCCtcaggaggagaagatgaagcACTGCAACAAGATACAG GTGATTGACATCTCCATGATCCTGGCTGAGGCCATCCGCAGGACCCACAACGGAGAGTCTGTGTCGTACCTGTTCAGCCACGTCCCCTTGTAA
- the frmpd3 gene encoding FERM and PDZ domain-containing protein 3 produces the protein MLKDESLLLIPNVLKVFLENGQIKSFTFDSRTTVRDVMSSLQDRLSLRYIEHFALALEAGGVEQNQRLHLLQENQPLSHVVHRTYFQGMKCLFRICFFPKDPADLLRRDPAAFEYLYIQSRNDVIKERFGMDWKSDITLRLAALHIYITVSSARPNQKISLKHVEKEWGLEPFLPLTLLPTVKEKNVCKSLSQLLKTYQHPPPSGNKVPPLQGKLQYMRVLNDLPPFGGLLFHTVGLDEKQSATTLLVGPRHGISHVIDLKNNLTTVLSEFSRVSKVQLHRENQGVARVEVSIHEAKPLVLLMEWPEASNFACLISGYYKLFVDPKRTIYFRAPGHSHLTKADYRGSHHAHPRSAASGSSSSGRRGEERDGSHRDPGPSRALVPAEPQHLGLCHVHLREQRQMQEIQTQAEADMDINENFLSQDATERPRTKSDPTLQSSEEIAGAVENAVLDNSSFRIRAQTMSQSQKAMRYFCDSCKARLRAEGLSPVLNGCGSSGKHCSSACASRDGGGAVDLMAIPPPGNEEEDEEADLGAGKLQPPTSAIAAPPPGFRDNSSDEDDAKRGKKKRATPSPAVAPPGKVAKAKEDVPVTLIDNVATRTVRDHAQELDDALVSTLQALEALAASEDYPHHPQQPTQTAGLIVLAAITPESSLDSGHETNSSELTDVSEMMSAMKQHQNQAYLLAHHINKERIFCRRDFPLAIPGCTAQTIGTGAFSVGQIRGGCPPKQVILSKTVPLKVNPSQKTSELSVVGEPVSARKPSPSESKTEELKSKEESTKGHSAEPPSKSAREPKVSDPPSQVQGSKDQMLSNLAVEKKSHKIPESIKGKVTAPTSNESTAKALPILFTVDINASNQNSLKNMCQDAKTACSETIKPSSSKELLPIDDLFCTCPVRAEPGPQLRVKDPHIQKMVVFQSSSPTDDERLQAKVLQLTNSKDVSVRLGGADPILAKCSPKVQTKYSPHKPVKAETCDKKTAAEDKAEGSQSKAHPEQQKCPPQKSLPILDDPTQPSSSLDKVSTLPASDSKKPSSGKGKSHRSAPFLSFRSLLSATFPARMRRETDERRAQLQKVRQYELEFLEELLKPKSSQAEYLPQGSSPVPSGTPCACQLRTSPVLKAPGISREQRRSCDCKRMCRGMRLPDTPVGSTTEISQRGRERNASKTPPAVSKAPHSQGSTRRPQTLELKTTRIRSTSLESREPRGEQASCLPTCTSQTDCMGAPQYKKLQRRYSIGEVDNSSSTPVYAEVKPKAKSLEKEMERVRATGLRLPTPIEPVHAQAHQAEGKGKKGVFFIQGEELLRESREGPNEVLLTIPSEDSDDREKCCSFCFCYRKCEAADESSEKDELSYSIPLQILPGMQIDSRSLPIVSKTLQVLNAEDCSAEEEELEEEEPETQEIDLRACGTLEGSLARVEALQGKTFSLPDGFLNAQLDANELLAILRQCANSPQAEGEARLQPLRVNEYKQELALRFKEFRASCRRVASVEKSPTRMLAVVTASFQVLCDLTQTFIKLVRGVRSENQRLQLLRKVEEVAINYTLLLRAAEESMGHSSSLPSKTMSPQICSTSNMSSLTRPIKTLPTP, from the exons ATGCTCAAGGACGAATCCCTGCTACTCATACCAAACGTGCTGAAGGTCTTCCTGGAGAATGGACAGATCAAATCCTTTACATTTGATAGCCGTACAACTGTAAGG GATGTGATGTCATCCCTGCAGGACCGCCTCTCTCTTCGCTACATCGAGCACTTTGCGCTGGCGCTGGAGGCAGGGGGGGTGGAGCAGAACCAGCGGCTGCATCTGCTGCAGGAGAATCAGCCTCTGTCACAC GTGGTGCATAGGACTTACTTCCAGGGGATGAAGTGTCTGTTCCGCATCTGCTTCTTCCCCAAGGACCCTGCAGACCTGCTCAGGAGGGACCCGGCCGCGTTTGAGTACCTCTATATACAG AGTCGCAATGACGTCATCAAGGAGCGCTTTGGAATGGACTGGAAGTCGGACATCACATTGCGATTGGCAGCCCTCCATATCTACATCACTGTGTCCTCAGCTCGGCCCAATCAGAAGATTTCCCTCAAGCATGTGGA GAAAGAGTGGGGTCTGGAGCCCTTCCTTCCCCTCACGCTGTTGCCCACTGTGAAGGAAAAGAATGTCTGCAAGAGCTTATCTCAGCTGCTCAAGACCTATCAGCATCCACCGCCATCAGGAAACAAG GTTCCCCCACTCCAGGGGAAGTTGCAGTACATGCGAGTTCTCAATGACCTTCCACCTTTCGGCGGATTGCTGTTTCACACTGTTGGACTG GATGAGAAGCAGTCGGCCACCACTCTGCTGGTGGGCCCCCGTCATGGGATCAGCCACGTCATCGACCTCAAGAACAATCTGACCACGGTGCTCTCCGAGTTTAGCCGCGTGTCCAAGGTCCAGCTCCATCGAGAGAACCAGGGCGTGGCCCGGGTGGAGGTGTCCATCCACGAGGCAAAG CCCCTGGTGCTGCTGATGGAGTGGCCCGAAGCCAGCAACTTTGCCTGTCTCATATCTGGCTACTACAAGCTGTTTGTAGACCCCAAGCGGACCATCTACTTCCGCGCACCTGGTCACTCCCACCTGACCAAAGCAG ATTACAGAGGCTCTCACCATGCCCATCCACGCTCAGCAGCCTCTGGCTCATCCAGCTCAGGGCGACGGGGAGAGGAACGGGACGGTTCGCACAGGGATCCAGGGCCCTCCAGGGCCCTAGTGCCTGCAGAGCCCCAGCACCTGGGCCTGTGTCACGTCCACCTCCGGGAACAGCGGCAGATGCAGGAAATCCAGACGCAGGCTGAAGCTGACATGGACATCAATGAGAACTTCCTTTCCCAGGATGCCACAGAGAGGCCGCGCACTAAGTCTGACCCAACCCTGCAGAGCTCGGAGGAAATCGCTGGAGCTGTGGAGAATGCCGTACTAGATAATTCCTCTTTTAGAATCCGAGCTCAAACGATGAGCCAATCGCAGAAAGCCATGAGATACTTCTGTGACTCGTGCAAAGCTCGGCTTAGAGCAGAGGGCCTGTCACCTGTATTAAATGGTTGCGGCAGCTCTGGGAAGCACTGCTCCTCCGCCTGCGCGTCCAGGGACGGGGGTGGGGCTGTTGACCTCATGGCTATTCCTCCGCCAGGAaacgaagaggaggatgaggaagcaGACCTCGGAGCGGGGAAGCTGCAACCCCCAACATCTGCTATCGCCGCCCCGCCTCCGGGGTTTAGAGACAACAGTTCAGATGAGGACGACGCTAAAAGAGGAAAGAAGAAACGTGCTACGCCCAGTCCGGCCGTTGCCCCCCCTGGGAAGGTGGCCAAGGCCAAGGAAGACGTGCCTGTTACACTGATTGATAACGTGGCCACCAGAACAGTGCGGGATCATGCCCAGGAGCTTGATGATGCTCTCGTTTCCACTTTGCAAGCCCTAGAAGCTTTGGCAGCTTCTGAAGActacccccatcacccccagcAGCCCACGCAGACTGCAG GACTGATCGTGCTAGCCGCCATTACACCCGAGTCTTCTTTGGACTCGGGCCATGAGACAAACTCCTCAGAGTTGACGGACGTCTCTGAGATGATGTCTGCCATGAAGCAGCATCAGAACCAAGCTTATCTACTGGCTCATCATATTAACAAGGAGCGTATCTTTTGCCGGCGGGACTTCCCTCTGGCCATTCCCGGCTGTACAGCTCAAACCATAGGGACTGGGGCTTTCTCTGTGGGTCAAATCCGTGGTGGATGCCCTCCTAAACAAGTGATTCTCAGCAAGACTGTACCTTTAAAAGTCAATCCAAGTCAAAAGACGTCAGAGCTTAGTGTTGTTGGGGAACCGGTAAGCGCTCGAAAACCTAGTCCAAGTGAGTCAAAGACTGAAGAGCTGAAATCAAAAGAGGAATCCACCAAAGGACATTCTGCTGAGCCACCTTCTAAGTCAGCCAGAGAACCCAAAGTGTCAGATCCACCATCTCAAGTCCAAGGGAGTAAGGATCAGATGTTATCCAATTTGGCGGTGGAAAAAAAGAGTCACAAGATTCCTGAAAGCATCAAGGGTAAAGTAACTGCACCTACGAGTAATGAATCCACCGCCAAAGCCTTACCTATCCTTTTTACTGTGGACATAAATGCCTCCAACCAGAACTCCCTAAAAAACATGTGCCAGGATGCCAAGACTGCCTGTAGTGAGACCATTAAGCCTTCAAGCTCTAAAGAACTTCTACCAATCGATGATCTTTTCTGCACATGCCCAGTACGGGCGGAGCCTGGGCCTCAGCTCAGAGTCAAAGATCCACACATTCAGAAGATGGTAGTATTTCAATCCTCATCCCCCACAGATGATGAACGTCTACAGGCCAAGGTTCTGCAGCTGACGAATAGCAAAGATGTGTCAGTACGGCTGGGAGGAGCAGACCCCATTTTGGCTAAATGCAGCCCTAAGGTCCAAACAAAGTACTCCCCTCACAAGCCAGTGAAAGCAGAGACGTGTGACAAAAAAACAGCAGCAGAGGATAAAGCAGAGGGGTCCCAGAGCAAAGCACATCCTGAACAACAGAAATGTCCCCCGCAAAAGTCTTTACCTATTTTGGATGACCCGACACAACCCAGCTCCTCTTTAGACAAGGTCTCCACCCTACCAGCCAGTGACTCAAAGAAGCCGAGCAGTGGTAAGGGGAAGTCACATCGTAGTGCCCCATTCCTAAGCTTTAGAAGCCTGCTGTCAGCGACATTCCCAGCAAGAATGCGGCGGGAGACGGACGAGCGAAGGGCTCAGCTGCAGAAGGTCCGGCAGTATGAGCTGGAGTTTCTAGAAGAGCTTTTGAAGCCCAAGTCGTCCCAAGCAGAGTATCTGCCCCAGGGGTCCTCACCTGTACCTTCAGGTACACCCTGCGCATGTCAACTTCGCACCAGTCCCGTTTTGAAGGCCCCAGGTATCTCTCGGGAGCAACGTCGCAGTTGTGACTGCAAGAGAATGTGCAGAGGCATGCGTCTCCCTGACACGCCGGTCGGCTCCACAACAGAAATATCccaaagaggcagagagaggaacgCCTCCAAAACCCCCCCTGCGGTCTCAAAAGCCCCTCACAGTCAAGGCAGTACACGGAGGCCGCAGACCCTAGAGCTGAAGACCACCAGAATCCGCTCTACCAGCCTCGAGTCTAGAGAGCCCAGAGGGGAGCAGGCGTCCTGCTTGCCTACCTGCACCTCTCAAACAGACTGCATGGGAGCACCACAGTATAAGAAGCTTCAGAGGCGCTACAGCATTGGAGAGGTGGACAACAGCTCCAGCACACCCGTATATGCTGAGGTCAAACCAAAAGCAAAAAGTCTTGAGAAGGAAATGGAAAGAGTGAGGGCCACAGGACTGAGGCTTCCGACGCCTATTGAGCCTGTCCACGCCCAAGCTCACCAAGcagaggggaaggggaaaaaGGGTGTGTTCTTCATTCAGGGTGAGGAGCTTTTACGTGAAAGTAGAGAAGGGCCTAATGAGGTGCTACTCACCATACCAAGTGAAGATAGTGACGATAGGGAAAAGTGTTGTTCATTCTGTTTCTGCTACAGAAAATGTGAGGCAGCAGATGAAAGCAGTGAGAAGGATGAGCTCTCATACTCTATCCCCCTTCAGATTCTACCAGGAATGCAGATTGATTCACGCAGCCTACCCATAGTCAGCAAAACTCTCCAGGTCCTCAATGCAGAAGACTGTAGTGCCGAAGAAGAGGAACTGGAAGAAGAAGAACCTGAAACACAGGAAATCGACCTAAGAGCTTGTGGAACATTGGAGGGGAGCCTTGCCCGAGTCGAGGCTCTGCAGGGGAAGACATTTTCCCTGCCTGATGGCTTTCTGAACGCCCAGCTGGATGCTAACGAGCTGTTAGCTATCCTTCGGCAGTGCGCTAACAGTCCGCAAGCTGAAGGGGAGGCCCGTCTTCAGCCTTTACGGGTTAATGAGTACAAGCAAGAGCTAGCATTGCGTTTTAAAGAGTTCCGGGCATCCTGCCGACGAGTGGCAAGTGTCGAGAAGAGCCCGACACGTATGCTTGCTGTGGTAACGGCTAGCTTTCAGGTGTTGTGTGACCTGACACAGACCTTTATCAAGCTGGTCCGAGGTGTGCGCTCAGAGAATCAAAGGCTACAGCTGCTAAGAAAGGTTGAAGAAGTGGCTATCAACTATACTTTGCTTCTACGCGCAGCAGAGGAGTCAATGGGACATTCAAGCAGCCTCCCATCGAAAACCATGAGCCCTCAAATTTGCAGCACTAGTAACATGAGCTCTCTCACTCGACCCATCAAGACATTACCCACTCCGTAA
- the prps1b gene encoding ribose-phosphate pyrophosphokinase 1 isoform X2, producing the protein MPNIKIFSGSSHPDLSQKIADRLGLELGKVVTKKFSNQETCVEIGESVRGEDVYIVQSGCGEINDNLMELLIMINACKIASASRVTAVIPCFPYARQDKKDKSRAPISAKLVANMLSVSGADHIITMDLHASQIQGFFDIPVDNLYAEPAVLKWIKENISEWKNCTIVSPDAGGAKRVTSIADRLNVDFALIHKERKKANEVDRMVLVGDVKDRVAILVDDMADTCGTICHAADKLISAGATKVYAILTHGIFSGPAISRINNACFEAVVVTNTIPQEEKMKHCNKIQVIDISMILAEAIRRTHNGESVSYLFSHVPL; encoded by the exons ATGCccaacattaaaatattcagCGGCAGCTCGCATCCGGACCTATCTCAAAAGATAGCTGACCGCCTTGGACTGGAACTTGGAAAGGTTGTGACGAAGAAATTCAGCAACCAGGAGACATG CGTGGAGATAGGGGAGAGTGTGCGTGGAGAGGATGTCTACATCGTACAGAGTGGCTGTGGGGAGATCAACGATAATTTAATGGAGCTCCTCATAATGATTAACGCCTGCAAGATCGCCTCAGCATCCAGGGTCACAGCCGTCATCCCCTGTTTTCCGTACGCCCGACAAGACAAGAAGGacaag AGCCGTGCTCCCATCTCTGCGAAGTTGGTGGCCAACATGTTGTCCGTGTCTGGGGCGGACCACATCATCACAATGGATTTGCATGCCTCTCAGATACAG GGCTTCTTTGATATTCCTGTGGACAACCTGTACGCCGAGCCCGCCGTGCTGAAGTGGATCAAGGAGAACATCAGCGAGTGGAAGAACTGCACCATCGTGTCCCCTGACGCAGGCGGAGCCAAGAG GGTCACGTCGATAGCGGACAGGTTGAACGTGGACTTTGCCCTGATCCACAAGGAGAGGAAAAAGGCCAACGAGGTGGACCGCATGGTGCTGGTCGGAGACGTGAAGGATCGGGTCGCCATTCTCGTGGATGACATGGCCGACACCTGTGGCACGATCTGCCATGCTGCTGACAA ATTGATTTCCGCTGGTGCCACAAAGGTTTACGCCATTCTTACACATGGCATCTTCTCTGGTCCGGCCATCTCGCGTATCAATAATGCCTGCTTCGAAGCCGTGGTGGTCACCAACACCATCCCtcaggaggagaagatgaagcACTGCAACAAGATACAG GTGATTGACATCTCCATGATCCTGGCTGAGGCCATCCGCAGGACCCACAACGGAGAGTCTGTGTCGTACCTGTTCAGCCACGTCCCCTTGTAA
- the LOC130390239 gene encoding solute carrier family 25 member 53-like, with the protein MGRGQDGTQEDKTPPQPVSRLQSYLHGGTSSLLSTLPTIAVFPVYKTVFRQQLHTISIIEAVAQLKKEGALKLYRGVTPPLLMRTLNGALLHGLQDTLLRKLSSSSSARVVPHSALPAVAGLAAGLVEALVFTPFERVQNMLQNGQNDRSLPTLKTVLVRLSSEELALGYYRALLPIMARNSLGCCFYFGLKGPLRALGEVQGLHPTASSFLSGALPSMVISFSLYPLSVLVATMQAGVGGQEAGTVRACWRKLWTSRQRSLALLYRGGSLVILRSCITWGITTAIYDQQQKRASR; encoded by the coding sequence ATGGGGCGGGGTCAGGATGGTACACAAGAGGACAAGACCCCACCACAGCCAGTCTCTCGTTTACAGAGCTACTTGCATGGAGGTACCTCCAGCCTGCTCTCCACCCTGCCTACTATAGCTGTATTTCCTGTCTACAAGACCGTTTTCCGGCAACAGCTCCACACCATCTCCATCATCGAGGCGGTGGCACAGTTGAAAAAGGAAGGAGCATTGAAGCTCTACAGGGGGGTGACACCCCCTTTGCTAATGCGAACCCTAAACGGCGCGCTGCTGCATGGCCTCCAAGATACCCTACTCCGtaagctctcctcctcctcctctgccagaGTCGTCCCTCACTCCGCCCTCCCAGCCGTTGCAGGGCTTGCGGCggggctggtggaggccctGGTTTTCACCCCGTTTGAGCGAGTTCAAAACATGTTGCAGAACGGACAAAACGACCGCAGTCTACCCACGCTGAAGACCGTTCTGGTGCGGCTGAGCTCTGAGGAGCTGGCCTTGGGCTACTACAGAGCCCTTTTGCCCATCATGGCCAGGAACTCTCTGGGCTGCTGCTTCTACTTCGGACTGAAGGGGCCACTGCGAGCGCTGGGCGAGGTGCAGGGGCTCCATCCCACCGCGTCGTCCTTCCTGTCCGGAGCGCTGCCCTCCATGGTCATCAGTTTCTCTCTGTACCCGCTGTCTGTGCTGGTGGCTACTATGCAGGCTGGGGTGGGCGGGCAGGAGGCGGGAACAGTCAGGGCGTGTTGGAGGAAGCTGTGGACGTCCCGCCAGCGGAGCTTGGCACTGCTGTACCGAGGAGGTTCGCTGGTCATCCTGCGCTCATGCATCACCTGGGGGATCACCACCGCCATCTACGACCAACAGCAGAAGCGTGCATCGCGATGA